The Methanolacinia petrolearia DSM 11571 genome has a segment encoding these proteins:
- a CDS encoding MEMAR_RS02690 family S-layer glycoprotein, translating to MTKKFALALVSLMVLAFIVVGSASAAPAYATNITPGQTIFIGESGLNIALALGADADGTTPISKIAWFSSGTAVASEQPAIVYSVGDNSSFYVQNAMFSAYEGSWYGYNGSIGSATLAFYVYKPSLAVSIWDIGTDGSATDVTGKKVTTGDNVTLRVDSNLFSLFERPSNVSSQALNGIDINVVTPSGATLVKLTNSSATNFTTNITGIRPTSSQYYLLTSSAKPLNGTATPWQLNISQYSAGTYEVTAKCNINGMKDNLGSITGVTVSETATLELDKDTVSITADKETVVRNNDFSVTIDGKPSTYYYVWMSGTNSYTYGNGSGDADTADIPPQFQINQDDVDFLSNNISSGDNTGLNYTYKSGTRIYQDVANNASYTAATSNLNPYAVEVKTGKDGMITVGITTGSNTKAATYTVRVESESDTQLYDTVKVTVEKGSVTITASGDGSYYLGEQITFSGTDTDSDYVYLFITGPNLAENGANLETPSIALENGNASTFVTKAVNVDNTWEYKLETSTIGLDAGTYTVYAVNEPADKAHLSGTKYDTVSIVVKKPFVTATVSASTVAKGDKLYIRGTAEGNPTQGVAIWILGKNYWNGEATNSDAMVTETVNDDGSFEYEFGSGDTKNLASGQYFVVVQHPMYNDEFNVFTGGVSPTFVIESPDRSAYATNNNEYNARFVIWGGDNKLQGSDAAEALIEMIDSADIDDTYTKLTFLVEEPWIRINTVGDHYVGDQFTISGTTNLAVDDDLIVEVTSSSFTATQKSQSGEFSGQSETVKVVAGTTYNEWSMDVDASTFKADEYIVNVESIETSATATTTFNILTPGPSTPTVTSTATSGPVTTTATTTQATPTETAAPGFGALVALIGLGAVAALVLRKE from the coding sequence ATGACGAAAAAATTTGCATTAGCACTGGTCTCTCTAATGGTGCTCGCATTTATCGTGGTGGGTTCCGCATCTGCAGCTCCTGCATATGCTACGAACATCACTCCCGGTCAAACGATATTTATTGGAGAATCCGGTCTTAATATTGCACTTGCTCTGGGAGCAGATGCAGATGGCACTACTCCCATCTCAAAGATTGCATGGTTCTCATCAGGTACAGCTGTAGCGTCAGAGCAGCCTGCGATTGTATATTCAGTAGGTGACAACTCTTCATTCTATGTTCAGAATGCAATGTTTAGCGCGTATGAAGGTTCATGGTACGGCTACAATGGCTCAATCGGTAGCGCTACCCTTGCATTCTATGTATACAAGCCAAGCCTTGCTGTTTCAATCTGGGACATAGGTACTGACGGCAGCGCGACTGATGTTACCGGTAAGAAGGTAACAACAGGAGACAACGTAACACTCCGTGTTGACAGCAACCTGTTCTCGCTGTTTGAGCGTCCCAGCAACGTTAGTTCCCAAGCCTTGAACGGTATTGACATCAACGTTGTTACGCCCAGCGGAGCGACACTCGTTAAACTGACGAACTCTTCCGCTACCAACTTCACTACCAACATTACAGGTATTCGCCCGACCAGTTCGCAGTATTATCTGCTTACTTCGTCAGCAAAACCGTTAAACGGTACAGCGACACCCTGGCAGCTTAACATCAGCCAGTACTCGGCAGGAACATATGAAGTAACTGCGAAGTGTAATATCAACGGAATGAAAGACAACCTTGGTTCAATCACCGGTGTGACAGTCTCCGAGACTGCAACCCTCGAGCTGGACAAGGATACCGTTTCAATCACAGCTGACAAAGAGACTGTTGTCCGCAACAATGACTTCTCAGTAACAATTGACGGAAAGCCCAGCACATATTACTATGTCTGGATGTCAGGTACTAATTCATATACCTACGGCAACGGTTCAGGTGACGCTGATACTGCAGATATTCCACCGCAGTTCCAGATAAACCAGGACGATGTAGACTTCCTGAGCAACAACATCTCCTCAGGGGATAACACAGGTCTTAACTACACCTACAAGAGTGGCACAAGGATCTACCAGGATGTAGCAAACAATGCGTCATATACTGCAGCTACATCAAACCTTAACCCGTATGCTGTAGAAGTAAAGACAGGCAAAGACGGTATGATTACAGTCGGTATTACAACAGGCTCCAACACAAAGGCAGCAACATACACTGTCCGTGTAGAGAGTGAGTCCGATACCCAGCTTTATGATACCGTTAAGGTTACAGTCGAGAAGGGATCGGTAACTATCACAGCATCCGGCGACGGTTCATACTACCTTGGTGAACAGATTACATTCTCCGGAACAGACACCGACTCGGATTACGTCTATCTGTTTATTACAGGACCTAACCTTGCAGAGAATGGTGCAAACCTTGAGACACCTTCAATTGCACTCGAAAACGGTAACGCGAGTACATTTGTAACTAAGGCAGTAAACGTTGACAATACATGGGAGTACAAGCTTGAGACCTCCACAATCGGTCTTGACGCAGGTACATACACCGTATATGCAGTCAATGAACCTGCAGACAAGGCGCACCTCTCAGGAACAAAATACGACACAGTATCGATTGTTGTCAAGAAGCCGTTCGTTACAGCAACAGTTTCAGCATCAACAGTCGCAAAGGGTGACAAGCTTTACATCCGCGGAACAGCAGAAGGCAACCCCACACAGGGTGTAGCAATCTGGATTCTTGGAAAGAACTACTGGAATGGAGAGGCTACCAACAGCGATGCAATGGTAACCGAGACCGTCAATGACGACGGATCATTCGAGTATGAATTCGGAAGCGGAGACACGAAGAACCTCGCAAGCGGACAGTACTTCGTAGTCGTTCAGCACCCGATGTACAACGACGAGTTCAATGTATTCACAGGTGGCGTCAGCCCGACATTTGTCATAGAGTCACCTGACAGGAGTGCTTACGCAACAAACAACAATGAATACAACGCAAGATTTGTTATCTGGGGCGGAGACAACAAGCTTCAGGGATCAGATGCAGCAGAGGCACTTATCGAAATGATCGACTCAGCCGACATTGACGATACATACACAAAGCTCACATTCCTTGTAGAAGAGCCCTGGATCAGGATCAACACAGTCGGAGACCACTACGTTGGTGACCAGTTCACAATTTCAGGTACAACCAACCTCGCAGTCGACGACGACCTTATTGTTGAAGTAACATCCTCGTCATTCACAGCAACCCAGAAGTCACAGAGCGGAGAATTCTCCGGACAGTCTGAGACCGTAAAGGTAGTTGCAGGTACAACCTACAACGAATGGTCGATGGATGTCGACGCTTCGACATTCAAGGCAGATGAGTACATTGTCAACGTTGAGTCTATCGAGACTTCAGCAACGGCAACAACAACATTCAACATCCTGACACCCGGTCCGTCAACACCTACAGTTACTTCAACTGCGACGTCCGGACCTGTTACAACAACTGCAACTACAACCCAGGCAACACCAACAGAGACAGCAGCACCCGGATTCGGAGCTCTTGTCGCACTGATTGGACTTGGCGCAGTAGCTGCACTTGTTCTCAGGAAAGAATAA
- a CDS encoding ACT domain-containing protein: MKKNDHIIKQISVFSENKPGRLAAIARALQDEKINIFAFSIAEAKGFGVVRLLVDKPEAALKKLAEIGFMVSFTDVIAVRMKDEPGGLFDIARILGESEINIEYSYAYSGKEAAVLILRVDRIDEAIEKLIKCGADLLKAEMFR, translated from the coding sequence ATGAAAAAGAATGATCATATCATAAAGCAGATCTCGGTATTCTCCGAGAACAAGCCGGGAAGACTTGCCGCAATAGCAAGAGCGTTGCAGGATGAAAAAATTAACATCTTCGCATTTTCCATTGCAGAGGCGAAAGGCTTCGGGGTCGTACGCCTGCTTGTAGATAAACCGGAAGCGGCTCTTAAAAAACTGGCCGAAATAGGTTTTATGGTCTCGTTCACCGATGTAATCGCAGTCAGGATGAAGGACGAACCCGGCGGTCTCTTCGATATCGCAAGGATACTCGGGGAATCGGAGATCAATATAGAATATTCATATGCCTACTCCGGAAAGGAAGCCGCGGTTCTTATACTCAGGGTGGATCGCATAGATGAGGCCATCGAAAAGCTGATAAAATGCGGAGCGGACCTGCTCAAAGCTGAAATGTTCCGTTAA
- a CDS encoding phenylacetate--CoA ligase family protein yields the protein MPVEQLAELQYKRMKTLVYRLYSFSDFYHKRMKEHNVHPDDIRSLDDVKKLPFMYKSDLRDNYPDKIFTASQDELVRYHVSSGTTGKPTVVGYTQNDLEIWTTSLARALTGCGIGRGDVMQVSYGYGLFTGGLGLHYGAERVGATVVPTSVGNTERQIELMQDLRVTAIASTPSYLVHIGEVADKMGVSIDKDTDLRTAVLGAEPWSVQMKKYIQDKMGITAHNIFGTSEMSGPMFCDCAEQNGIHIWGDIAYTEVIDPETGENLPEGEKGELVMTILQKEALPMIRYRVGDITSMNTEVCACGRTHPRIDRLQGRVDDMLIIRGINVFPSQVEHALLGIPEVSGHFMIIVDRKGALDEMLVQVEMNPEAFSDKVEDINEIRRNVSHVLRNSLNVSVGVELAAPGSLPRFEGKAKRVIDRRMN from the coding sequence ATGCCGGTAGAACAGCTTGCAGAACTTCAGTACAAACGGATGAAGACGCTTGTATACAGGCTCTATAGCTTCTCGGATTTCTACCACAAAAGGATGAAGGAGCACAACGTTCATCCCGATGATATCAGGTCACTGGATGATGTCAAAAAACTGCCCTTCATGTACAAGAGCGACCTGAGAGACAACTACCCCGACAAGATCTTCACTGCATCGCAGGACGAACTGGTCAGGTACCATGTCTCCTCCGGAACAACAGGTAAACCGACTGTCGTCGGATATACCCAGAATGATCTCGAGATCTGGACCACATCGCTTGCAAGAGCGCTTACCGGATGCGGAATAGGACGCGGGGATGTCATGCAGGTCTCCTACGGCTACGGCCTGTTCACAGGAGGACTGGGACTTCATTACGGTGCGGAGAGAGTCGGTGCCACCGTCGTCCCGACGAGCGTAGGCAACACCGAGCGCCAGATCGAGCTTATGCAGGACCTGAGGGTCACGGCAATCGCAAGCACGCCATCCTACCTGGTACACATAGGCGAGGTTGCCGACAAGATGGGTGTCTCGATCGACAAGGACACCGATCTCAGGACGGCCGTACTCGGTGCAGAACCCTGGTCGGTGCAGATGAAGAAGTATATTCAGGACAAAATGGGCATCACAGCCCACAACATCTTCGGAACATCCGAGATGTCAGGCCCGATGTTCTGCGACTGCGCCGAGCAGAACGGAATCCATATCTGGGGAGATATTGCCTACACCGAAGTTATAGACCCCGAAACCGGCGAAAACCTCCCTGAAGGCGAGAAGGGGGAACTTGTCATGACCATCCTCCAGAAAGAGGCACTCCCGATGATCCGTTACAGGGTAGGAGACATTACCTCGATGAACACCGAGGTCTGTGCCTGTGGAAGAACCCACCCGAGAATCGACAGGCTTCAGGGCCGTGTTGACGACATGCTGATCATCAGGGGAATAAACGTATTCCCGTCGCAGGTTGAACATGCACTTCTCGGAATTCCGGAAGTTTCCGGCCATTTCATGATCATAGTTGACAGGAAGGGAGCACTCGATGAGATGCTCGTCCAGGTTGAGATGAATCCCGAGGCGTTCTCTGACAAGGTAGAGGATATAAACGAGATCCGCCGAAATGTATCACATGTCCTGAGGAACTCGCTCAACGTAAGCGTCGGGGTGGAACTTGCCGCACCGGGATCACTTCCGAGATTCGAGGGAAAGGCAAAACGTGTAATCGACAGGAGGATGAACTGA
- a CDS encoding carboxypeptidase-like regulatory domain-containing protein, giving the protein MDNKRIFAACFIFFILLFLIPPVSASTTTLTITVTDDYDGSVIEDASIYIAGTYVGETDSDGEYEYTHSKSEKFRVTIKKDGYDYWTDMVSYTRTSLDVELERASGSLTINILDSDTLKPIEDAIVKVSGDDIDDSESTDDDGSAEFSVYTGSTYIVVVKKDNYNSIEREVEMDESSMDVDYLLQRNDRVIFQVTESESGLPLDGVSVYIDGDLEGVTDSEGRLNVYLDHEESYYIEIKVDEYQSYTDTHYFGIDDIIYSVSISKTLYPVSIAVYDSSKVPIEEAEIYIDDSYFGKSDDYGQSDVTNLNAGEHTFEIRKTGYSDWEETVLIDGVGDNIVATMESIRADVTVVVEDSNHNAISGASVILDGKSIGSTNSQGTITTELLTDSDYTFSVTKDGYKDLTQTEDVPLGSTEMTITLTMESSFNTALLGGVVVLIVIVVIVVYALKFVGKRDRRGRGRYPGGRDGGSL; this is encoded by the coding sequence ATGGATAATAAACGAATATTTGCAGCCTGCTTTATCTTCTTTATCCTGCTTTTTCTGATACCCCCGGTTTCAGCCAGCACAACAACTCTTACAATAACTGTAACTGATGATTATGACGGCTCAGTAATAGAAGATGCTTCTATCTATATTGCAGGGACTTATGTTGGAGAAACGGATTCTGATGGTGAATATGAATATACCCATTCCAAGAGTGAAAAATTCAGGGTGACTATTAAAAAAGATGGATATGACTACTGGACGGATATGGTGTCATACACCAGAACTTCACTGGACGTTGAACTTGAAAGAGCGAGCGGATCTTTAACAATAAATATTCTTGATTCGGATACTCTCAAACCGATAGAGGATGCAATTGTTAAAGTATCCGGAGATGACATCGATGACAGTGAATCAACGGATGACGATGGTTCTGCTGAATTTTCGGTTTACACGGGTTCAACGTATATCGTAGTCGTCAAAAAAGACAATTACAATTCCATTGAAAGGGAAGTCGAGATGGATGAGAGTTCTATGGATGTGGACTATCTACTCCAGAGAAACGATCGTGTAATATTCCAGGTCACCGAATCCGAGAGCGGACTTCCGCTTGATGGAGTCTCAGTATATATAGACGGTGATCTTGAAGGTGTAACAGACAGTGAAGGTCGCCTGAACGTATATCTGGATCATGAGGAATCTTATTATATCGAGATTAAGGTTGATGAATATCAGTCTTACACGGATACTCACTATTTCGGCATAGATGATATCATATATTCTGTTTCGATATCAAAGACGCTGTACCCGGTTTCAATAGCCGTATATGACTCCAGCAAAGTTCCTATTGAAGAGGCAGAGATCTATATCGATGACAGTTATTTCGGCAAATCCGACGATTACGGCCAGAGCGATGTCACAAATCTGAATGCCGGCGAACATACCTTCGAAATAAGGAAGACCGGCTATTCTGACTGGGAGGAGACAGTTCTAATCGATGGAGTGGGTGATAATATCGTTGCCACTATGGAGAGCATCCGGGCTGATGTCACCGTAGTCGTAGAAGACAGTAATCATAATGCCATTTCCGGTGCATCCGTTATTCTTGACGGAAAAAGCATTGGATCGACAAACTCACAGGGTACTATTACTACAGAGCTCCTGACAGATTCGGATTATACATTTTCGGTTACTAAGGACGGTTATAAAGACTTAACACAGACTGAAGATGTGCCTTTAGGCAGCACTGAGATGACAATAACACTGACAATGGAGAGCTCATTCAATACCGCACTTTTAGGCGGAGTCGTTGTGCTAATAGTCATTGTCGTAATTGTGGTATATGCCCTGAAATTTGTAGGAAAGAGGGATAGAAGAGGAAGAGGGAGATATCCTGGCGGCAGAGACGGAGGAAGTCTCTGA
- a CDS encoding PAS domain S-box protein has product MAPLSIIYIDDDPHLLEIGKSFLEQSWEFSVKTFTCASEAAGDMLSGEHADVIISGSLDGISIFHTLRQHGITTPFILFTGDGRENTTINALTGENVFNVRKVGSPEQQFADLCKVILCAVGKGTKDAQEKNVELYRWLSENAPPEILENLNEVFYVLNVDATVIYVSRNIKPISGYSASDVIGRSYVELVHPEDIDGRLSQFLSNLSGSNEATEYRFLKADGSAAWVKTAARPIFIEGRVIGIQGILTDITSLKTMEEALRESEEQYRDLATNAPIGILTCDTEGNLTYINQRGLDLIGSPGEEETRTVNLLEYPSLINIGFSEMLQKSIDSGFSIPPFEGEYCSRWGKKAYYRVHISPIINQEIVTGARIILDDISEQKLSEIALDKANRKLKLLSEITRHDILNQIMVVQGYTEFAEELSVDTVQTDYLRKVKDAAAAIRRHTDFAREYERLDVEKPVWLSLDDIIGKMDDSPIPIIYDCSDISIHADPMVERVFLNLMDNTIRHADGATCVRIGCSMAGSGLLILWEDDGYGVPEDLKERIFDRGYGNNTGFGLFLAREILGITGIEITEKGVAGEGARFEILVPEGGYRLTG; this is encoded by the coding sequence ATGGCGCCGCTCTCCATAATATATATTGACGATGATCCGCATCTTCTTGAAATTGGTAAATCCTTCCTTGAGCAAAGTTGGGAGTTTTCCGTTAAAACATTCACTTGCGCTTCTGAGGCGGCAGGTGATATGCTCTCCGGGGAACATGCCGATGTCATTATCTCGGGATCTTTGGATGGAATCAGTATATTCCATACCCTTCGGCAGCACGGGATTACAACACCTTTCATTCTTTTCACAGGTGACGGGCGCGAAAATACCACAATCAATGCATTGACCGGCGAAAACGTCTTTAATGTCCGTAAAGTGGGGAGCCCCGAACAGCAGTTCGCTGATCTCTGCAAGGTGATCCTGTGCGCCGTCGGTAAAGGTACTAAAGATGCACAAGAAAAAAACGTGGAATTGTACAGATGGTTATCAGAAAATGCGCCTCCCGAGATCTTGGAGAACCTCAATGAAGTATTCTACGTCTTGAATGTAGACGCTACTGTTATCTATGTGTCACGTAATATCAAACCGATATCCGGTTATTCTGCTTCCGATGTGATCGGGCGATCCTATGTTGAACTTGTTCACCCCGAAGATATAGACGGAAGGCTTTCCCAGTTCCTTTCAAATCTTTCCGGAAGCAACGAAGCAACAGAATATCGCTTCCTTAAAGCAGACGGCAGTGCTGCCTGGGTGAAGACGGCTGCCCGTCCTATATTCATTGAAGGCCGCGTGATCGGGATTCAGGGCATTCTTACAGATATAACCAGCCTGAAAACGATGGAAGAGGCATTGCGGGAGAGCGAAGAGCAGTACCGTGACCTTGCGACGAATGCACCGATCGGTATACTAACCTGCGATACCGAAGGAAACCTTACTTACATAAACCAGCGCGGTCTGGATCTTATCGGATCTCCGGGGGAAGAGGAAACACGAACTGTTAACCTCCTGGAATATCCATCTTTGATCAATATCGGATTTTCAGAGATGCTTCAGAAATCCATAGATTCAGGTTTTTCCATTCCTCCGTTTGAAGGAGAATATTGCAGCAGATGGGGGAAAAAAGCCTACTATCGTGTACATATATCTCCTATTATCAACCAGGAAATTGTCACAGGAGCCAGGATTATCCTGGATGATATCTCCGAACAAAAATTATCCGAGATCGCTCTAGATAAAGCAAACAGAAAACTTAAACTTCTCTCTGAGATTACACGCCATGATATTCTTAACCAGATCATGGTGGTTCAGGGATACACCGAATTCGCAGAGGAGTTGAGTGTCGATACCGTTCAGACGGATTATCTCAGGAAGGTAAAGGATGCGGCGGCAGCCATCCGTCGCCATACCGATTTCGCAAGGGAATACGAACGTCTGGATGTGGAAAAACCGGTCTGGCTCTCACTGGATGATATCATTGGAAAGATGGATGATTCGCCAATTCCCATTATTTACGACTGTTCTGATATCTCGATTCATGCCGATCCGATGGTGGAGCGCGTCTTTTTGAACCTGATGGACAATACCATCCGCCATGCCGACGGGGCTACCTGCGTGCGGATCGGGTGTTCAATGGCCGGATCCGGCCTTCTGATCCTCTGGGAAGACGACGGCTACGGTGTCCCTGAAGACCTGAAGGAGCGGATTTTTGATCGTGGTTATGGGAATAACACCGGTTTCGGTCTTTTCCTCGCACGGGAGATCCTCGGGATAACCGGTATTGAAATCACAGAGAAAGGCGTAGCGGGTGAGGGAGCGAGATTTGAGATTCTTGTGCCTGAAGGAGGGTACAGGTTGACTGGTTAA
- a CDS encoding VWA domain-containing protein: protein MGFRWGRWLSAVIIILFFFVSTVYALDSDEITIVSDKGWMTAGGDPAVIEVSVSNTSVSVQSVEFEAYMVVDEEESGGNISLPSTTVSYPVSVGSLTPSVDTTSPWKTEFYCEKSGIADIQVTVNYIADGYADSLTKEFPQKVDHASMYSFASVDYDYEATVNSVIPITISALDKYGNRIDSKKEEDTGGTPESFELISSPDTSEFWDGSYFTGNIVDVYVNSTGYAEALFRISEIAGTNLVNIVPSSGIDSKILTITSLADAEPVDIVVTVSPASGDPPYLPADGVSKFYITYQLIDQWGNPSGNRQLYIEPTDPDESGFFRASNSSGKIEISYGPQEIKGIYSLIATSVDNSSIFRETDIEFVSTDPTDMLLTANPQVMPSHDVDTAFMSELRAKVIDEKGNPVMGETVTFSIIDGEYPDSQLAEPYLESTSALSDQDGLAVVNFVPGTFETDWDATDYSKLANASCQVRAQWNTTVRQIDLEWKNYPYLSVKTNVTPETVAVNDTVTVTIQLIGDGWALQPDPIDVMLTADRSGSMLRDYPDRMVSLMDALEDFGIEMKEGWDRLGLASFGTYGNADIIDYGNRYWAGYDNSYYDDWEYISEHYAGNDKNYNDYATIDLNLTEDFSDYNTEVKALVPDGGTPMRKGLYYSIKHLRDNGRDDAVKAVVVLSDGDYNYYGDPLARGSGGTKWDWSDMQEKYYTFSDLNSSEQDMRIFAKDNDIKIFSIAYADGISSEGKAVLQALAEGTGGKYYYAPSGEDLEEIYEDIAGELKEAAGVDTAMELMFQDVEINNQTVPNTGSDTILEYVYDPEISTLIENRYGNGTYISEVVDQSAWWTENKSLHFDVGTVYLNQTWQATYVLKVEKAGNINLFNDSSYITFNNGTDTLKLPDTYFTAVADLNSTGVNFTSMDVSNFEILSSDTDLIYLRWILDYTGTYSVSQELSYHRQGDESGWIHFNTMDDVSGPVSSLSQESSFAIRDLPPGNYNIRLTASSPDTADDVEELSTIVGSSVDAYIKLE, encoded by the coding sequence ATGGGGTTCAGGTGGGGAAGATGGCTGTCAGCCGTAATTATAATATTGTTTTTTTTTGTTTCCACGGTCTATGCTCTGGATTCTGATGAAATAACGATAGTATCCGATAAAGGCTGGATGACTGCGGGGGGCGATCCTGCTGTAATCGAAGTTAGTGTGAGCAATACGTCCGTTTCAGTTCAGAGCGTTGAGTTTGAGGCTTATATGGTCGTTGATGAGGAAGAATCGGGTGGAAACATTAGTCTTCCGTCTACAACTGTTTCATATCCTGTCTCTGTGGGTAGTCTGACACCTTCAGTTGATACGACTTCACCATGGAAAACCGAGTTTTATTGCGAAAAAAGCGGAATTGCCGACATTCAGGTGACTGTGAATTATATTGCCGACGGTTACGCCGACTCGCTTACAAAGGAATTCCCACAGAAGGTAGATCACGCTTCAATGTACTCTTTTGCATCCGTTGATTATGATTACGAGGCTACTGTAAACAGTGTCATTCCGATCACAATAAGTGCTTTAGACAAATACGGGAACCGTATTGACAGCAAAAAAGAGGAGGATACGGGGGGAACACCCGAATCATTCGAACTGATATCCAGTCCCGACACTTCGGAATTCTGGGATGGTTCCTATTTCACCGGGAATATCGTTGATGTTTATGTCAATTCGACAGGATATGCAGAAGCACTCTTCCGCATTTCAGAGATCGCAGGGACGAATCTCGTAAATATAGTCCCTTCATCGGGCATTGACTCCAAAATTCTGACTATCACCAGTCTGGCAGACGCCGAACCTGTAGATATAGTAGTTACAGTCAGTCCGGCCTCCGGAGATCCCCCATATCTGCCTGCAGACGGGGTAAGTAAATTCTATATTACCTACCAGTTGATTGACCAGTGGGGCAATCCTTCGGGCAACAGGCAGCTGTACATAGAGCCGACAGATCCTGATGAATCTGGATTCTTCAGGGCTTCAAACTCCTCAGGAAAGATTGAGATCTCTTATGGTCCGCAGGAGATCAAGGGAATTTATTCTCTTATCGCAACTTCTGTAGATAACTCGAGTATTTTCAGGGAGACCGATATAGAATTTGTAAGTACAGATCCTACGGATATGCTCCTTACCGCCAATCCGCAGGTAATGCCGAGTCATGATGTGGATACTGCCTTCATGTCGGAACTTCGTGCCAAGGTAATCGATGAGAAGGGAAATCCGGTAATGGGAGAGACTGTGACGTTCTCGATAATTGATGGGGAATACCCGGATTCACAACTGGCCGAACCCTATCTTGAAAGCACCTCTGCATTGTCTGATCAGGACGGATTGGCAGTAGTTAATTTTGTTCCAGGAACTTTTGAGACGGACTGGGATGCGACTGACTATTCAAAACTGGCCAATGCATCCTGCCAGGTGCGTGCACAGTGGAATACGACTGTCCGGCAGATCGATCTCGAATGGAAGAATTATCCGTACCTGAGTGTAAAGACCAATGTCACTCCTGAAACAGTAGCTGTTAACGATACAGTTACCGTGACTATTCAGCTGATTGGCGACGGGTGGGCGCTTCAGCCTGATCCTATTGATGTGATGCTTACTGCCGATCGATCGGGTAGTATGTTGAGAGATTACCCTGACAGGATGGTCTCTCTTATGGACGCACTGGAAGATTTCGGTATTGAGATGAAGGAAGGATGGGATCGCCTGGGACTTGCATCCTTCGGTACTTATGGTAATGCGGATATCATAGATTATGGCAACAGGTACTGGGCCGGGTACGATAATTCATATTATGACGATTGGGAGTATATCTCTGAGCATTATGCAGGAAATGACAAAAACTACAATGATTATGCAACAATTGATCTCAACCTGACCGAAGATTTTTCTGATTATAATACTGAAGTGAAAGCTCTTGTCCCTGACGGAGGTACTCCCATGAGAAAAGGTTTGTATTATTCTATAAAGCATCTTCGCGACAACGGAAGGGATGATGCCGTAAAGGCTGTCGTAGTCCTGTCTGACGGCGACTATAACTACTACGGTGACCCCCTTGCAAGAGGATCCGGGGGTACAAAATGGGACTGGAGCGATATGCAGGAAAAATACTACACCTTCAGCGATCTCAACTCTTCCGAGCAGGATATGAGGATATTTGCAAAGGACAATGACATAAAGATATTCTCCATAGCATATGCCGATGGTATCTCGTCAGAAGGGAAAGCAGTTCTCCAGGCTCTTGCCGAGGGTACCGGAGGAAAGTATTATTATGCACCTTCAGGAGAGGATCTTGAGGAGATCTATGAAGACATTGCAGGGGAACTGAAAGAGGCTGCGGGTGTGGATACTGCCATGGAGTTGATGTTCCAGGATGTAGAAATCAACAATCAAACCGTCCCCAATACGGGAAGCGATACAATTCTTGAGTATGTCTATGATCCTGAGATCTCAACTCTCATAGAGAACCGATATGGCAACGGAACATACATCTCTGAGGTCGTGGACCAGAGTGCATGGTGGACGGAGAACAAATCACTTCATTTCGATGTGGGTACTGTCTACCTGAACCAGACCTGGCAGGCTACTTATGTCCTGAAGGTAGAAAAAGCAGGAAACATCAACCTGTTTAATGATTCCTCATATATAACGTTCAATAATGGTACTGATACCCTGAAGCTTCCGGATACGTATTTCACAGCCGTTGCGGATTTAAATTCGACAGGAGTTAACTTCACATCCATGGATGTATCGAATTTTGAGATTCTAAGTTCCGATACCGATCTTATCTATCTCAGGTGGATCCTTGATTATACCGGTACATACTCTGTTTCCCAGGAACTCAGTTATCACAGGCAGGGTGACGAAAGCGGCTGGATTCATTTCAATACTATGGATGATGTCTCCGGGCCGGTCTCATCTCTTTCCCAGGAATCATCATTTGCAATTCGCGATCTGCCGCCGGGGAATTATAATATCAGGCTCACCGCTTCCTCACCCGATACGGCAGATGATGTTGAAGAGCTGAGTACTATAGTTGGATCCTCCGTGGATGCTTATATAAAGCTGGAATAG